A single region of the Pristis pectinata isolate sPriPec2 chromosome 25, sPriPec2.1.pri, whole genome shotgun sequence genome encodes:
- the mreg gene encoding melanoregulin: MGDRTMLNWICCSCCGGDEAEEKTPIISETLLYFAQEAQRRRSEQTNLWSEPHDTSHTERDDDRELYNLLQKRSRTRRGSQGYRRLSLDIEAVRQERRDVLGKWKVILQSLGFAAEADSLLTVTSTTTYSSLRSAPHAKHLLDTLAQETNIFDSKMPAERYIYVLDRLITLDAAQDFVAKARSYFPRDPGPEPETEPPADAAAVLVKKSEMSLVTDEELEELDEEAVLSRSLEL, translated from the exons ATGGGGGACAGGACCATGCTTAACTGGATCTGCTGCTCTTGTTGTGGGGGAGATGAAGCTGAGGAGAAGACTCCAATCATCAG CGAGACCTTGCTGTACTTTGCCCAGGAGGCTCAGCGAAGGCGATCAGAGCAAACCAACCTGTGGAGTGAACCCCACGACACCTCCCACACGGAGAGAGACGATGATCGGGAACTTTACAACCTGCTGCAGAAACGGTCCAGGACACGCAGAGGTTCCCAG GGTTACCGTCGGCTGAGCCTGGACATTGAGGCGGTTCGGCAGGAGCGGAGGGACGTGCTGGGGAAGTGGAAGGTCATCCTGCAGAGTCTGG GGTTTGCAGCGGAGGCGGACTCCCTGCTGACggtcacctccaccaccacctacagCAGCCTCCGCAGCGCTCCGCACGCCAAGCATCTGCTCGACACATTGGCTCAGGAGACCAACATCTTCGACAGCAAGATGCCTGCTGAGAGGTACATCTATGTGCTG GACCGCCTCATCACCCTGGATGCGGCGCAGGACTTCGTGGCCAAGGCCCGCAGTTACTTCCCCCGCGACCCCGGGCCGGAGCCGGAGACGGAGCCGCCGGCAGACGCGGCCGCCGTGCTGGTGAAGAAAAGCGAGATGAGCTTGGTGACGGACGAGGAGTTGGAGGAGCTGGATGAGGAAGCCGTTCTCTCCCGGTCCCTGGAACTCTGA
- the LOC127583047 gene encoding telethonin-like: MKLAPEATLTASVNEENIRRESYSAEWQDLILRTLPQDRCCLSEVNRSRRESYNRKQRVSYLVQRAPDQRLWMGLLGQELSEYRLPLPIFTPTQIGGTAERPEAEAALERAQSPGGVCPDKREISAITKDLPPLMQPVSLAGKKPELARRSLSRSMSQEAQRG; the protein is encoded by the exons ATGAAACTGGCGCCTGAAGCCACTCTCACCGCCTCCGTGAACGAGGAGAACATCCGGAGAGAATCTTACTCGGCAGAGTGGCAGGACTTGATCCTCAGAACTCTGCCTCAGGACCG GTGCTGCCTGTCCGAGGTGAACAGATCCCGGCGGGAAAGCTACAACAGGAAGCAGCGGGTGAGTTACCTGGTGCAGCGGGCTCCGGACCAGCGGCTGTGGATGGGTCTCCTGGGGCAGGAGCTGAGCGAGTACCGTCTGCCCCTCCCCATCTTCACCCCCACCCAGATCGGCGGCACGGCGGAGCGGCCCGAGGCTGAGGCAGCGCTGGAGCGGGCGCAGAGCCCGGGCGGAGTGTGCCCGGACAAGCGGGAGATCTCGGCCATCACCAAGGACCTGCCACCGCTGATGCAGCCGGTCAGCCTGGCGGGCAAGAAGCCGGAGCTGGCCCGCCGCTCGCTCTCCAGGTCCATGTCCCAGGAGGCACAGAGGGGCTGA